A stretch of the Sulfurimonas sp. HSL3-1 genome encodes the following:
- a CDS encoding TDP-N-acetylfucosamine:lipid II N-acetylfucosaminyltransferase: MKYLHIMKNEKFIASFITFIHTHFNPDEHLFIILGGVSQEKHPVPDHPNVIVIKSMNSPLRYFSAVKQLKPYFEQAEKVIIHSLLIRGIIDFFFYNLRFCTKAYWVVWGGDLYDYPAKKKKLKRQFYLYKKRQVIKRIAGLITYIRGDYELARRWYGAEGSYHECLMYQSNTYKAIPLPETAKEEVCIQVGNSANPTNNHLEILQKLRPYADEKIKIICPLSYGSKQHAKKVAATGKAWFGDKFQPLMTFLPYEEYLNSLAEIDIAVFNHKRQQAMGNIITLLGLGKKVYLRSDISTWGLFEEKGVRLFDSCGPLSIERLPAETEAANCQRIQTLFSDAVLQTQWAEIFQESEQR; the protein is encoded by the coding sequence ATGAAGTACCTGCACATCATGAAGAACGAGAAGTTCATCGCCTCTTTCATCACCTTCATCCACACCCATTTCAACCCCGATGAACATCTGTTCATCATCCTGGGGGGCGTGTCGCAGGAGAAGCACCCGGTACCGGATCATCCCAATGTGATCGTTATCAAGAGTATGAACAGCCCTTTGCGCTATTTCTCGGCCGTCAAGCAGCTGAAGCCCTATTTTGAACAGGCGGAAAAGGTGATCATCCACAGTCTGCTGATCCGCGGGATCATCGACTTTTTCTTTTACAACCTGCGGTTCTGCACCAAAGCGTATTGGGTCGTATGGGGGGGAGACCTCTATGACTACCCCGCCAAGAAAAAGAAGCTCAAGCGGCAATTTTATCTGTATAAGAAGCGTCAGGTGATCAAGCGCATTGCGGGTCTCATCACCTACATTCGCGGCGATTACGAGCTTGCGAGGCGCTGGTACGGCGCCGAGGGCAGCTATCATGAATGTCTGATGTACCAAAGCAATACCTACAAGGCGATCCCGCTTCCCGAAACGGCGAAAGAGGAGGTCTGTATCCAGGTCGGGAATTCGGCGAACCCCACGAACAACCATCTGGAGATTTTGCAGAAGCTCCGCCCCTATGCCGATGAAAAGATCAAAATCATCTGTCCGCTTTCGTACGGAAGCAAACAGCATGCAAAGAAGGTGGCGGCGACGGGAAAAGCGTGGTTCGGCGACAAGTTCCAGCCGTTGATGACGTTTCTCCCCTATGAAGAGTACCTGAACTCCCTTGCCGAGATTGACATCGCGGTGTTCAACCATAAACGGCAGCAGGCAATGGGAAACATCATCACGCTGCTTGGCCTTGGCAAGAAAGTCTATCTGCGCAGCGACATCTCCACGTGGGGGCTTTTCGAGGAGAAAGGGGTGCGGCTGTTTGACAGCTGCGGTCCGCTTTCGATTGAGCGGTTGCCCGCTGAGACAGAAGCAGCGAACTGCCAACGCATCCAAACGCTTTTCTCGGATGCCGTCTTGCAAACGCAGTGGGCAGAGATTTTTCAGGAAAGCGAACAGCGATGA
- a CDS encoding glycosyltransferase family 2 protein, with protein MKQKITANIITLNEEENIADAIRSVQAVCDEVLVVDSQSTDKTREIAESLGAKVVVQPYLGDGPQKAFGAPLAANDWILSLDADERLDANAVEAIAGLDLANSGYDAYAFRRKSFIGRHFIKLWYPDRLVRLYNRNSAGFTQAIGHAKVEAEKVKELDADLLHYSYKSYGQMINNIEKFAARGARMLHAKGKRARWYDPFLHGGLTFFKKLVVKGGMFHGMPGWTVSIISGFNTYMKYMILIEMQENEAEEETSA; from the coding sequence ATGAAGCAGAAAATTACAGCAAATATCATTACACTGAATGAAGAGGAGAACATAGCGGATGCGATCCGTTCCGTTCAGGCCGTCTGCGATGAGGTCCTCGTCGTCGATTCGCAAAGCACGGACAAAACGAGGGAGATCGCCGAATCCCTCGGGGCCAAGGTCGTCGTCCAGCCCTACCTCGGGGACGGACCGCAAAAAGCATTCGGCGCACCGCTGGCGGCGAACGACTGGATCTTGAGCCTCGATGCCGATGAGCGGCTTGACGCAAATGCGGTCGAAGCGATCGCCGGCCTTGACCTGGCGAACAGCGGGTATGACGCCTACGCCTTCCGCCGGAAGAGTTTTATCGGAAGACACTTCATCAAGCTGTGGTATCCGGACCGGCTCGTGCGGCTCTACAACCGCAACAGCGCCGGGTTCACGCAGGCGATCGGCCATGCGAAAGTCGAGGCGGAGAAGGTCAAGGAACTTGACGCGGACCTGCTGCACTACTCCTATAAGAGCTACGGGCAGATGATCAACAACATCGAAAAGTTTGCCGCCCGCGGTGCGCGTATGCTGCACGCGAAGGGGAAGCGGGCCCGATGGTACGACCCGTTCCTGCACGGCGGACTGACGTTCTTCAAAAAGCTGGTCGTCAAAGGGGGGATGTTCCACGGCATGCCCGGCTGGACCGTCTCCATCATCTCCGGGTTCAACACCTATATGAAATACATGATCCTGATCGAGATGCAGGAGAATGAAGCAGAGGAAGAGACGTCGGCATGA
- a CDS encoding acyltransferase — MGRIHANGFFTIEVARGATLTIEGDITLKSGTLIGVRKNASLRIGEGCFFNRNCTIVCRDAICIGADCLFGESVKIYDHDHRLAGGKVSKSDYTLGSVEIGEGCWLANDVNVLKGSVLPANSVVAAKGVVNRPLEHAGIYAGIPVAYKKALPN, encoded by the coding sequence ATGGGGCGCATACACGCAAACGGTTTTTTTACGATCGAAGTCGCCAGGGGGGCGACCCTGACGATTGAGGGCGACATCACCCTGAAGTCGGGCACGCTGATCGGCGTCCGCAAAAACGCTTCGCTCCGTATCGGCGAGGGGTGTTTCTTCAACCGCAACTGCACGATCGTCTGCCGCGACGCGATTTGTATCGGGGCGGACTGCCTTTTCGGGGAGAGCGTCAAGATCTACGACCACGATCACAGGCTTGCCGGCGGGAAGGTCTCGAAAAGCGACTATACGCTGGGCAGCGTTGAGATCGGAGAGGGGTGCTGGTTGGCGAACGACGTCAATGTGCTCAAAGGGAGCGTGCTTCCGGCGAACAGCGTCGTCGCGGCCAAAGGGGTCGTCAACCGTCCGCTGGAGCATGCGGGCATCTACGCGGGTATCCCCGTCGCCTATAAAAAAGCACTACCTAATTAA